A window of the Sulfurimonas sp. genome harbors these coding sequences:
- the clpP gene encoding ATP-dependent Clp endopeptidase proteolytic subunit ClpP, with amino-acid sequence MSYVPYVVEQTGRGERSYDIYSRLLKDRIVMLSGEVNDAVASSIVAQLLFLEAEDPEKDIYFYINSPGGVVTAGMAIFDTMNYIRPDVSTICIGQAASMGAFLLSSGEKGKRYALPHARVMIHQPLGGAQGQATDIEIQANEILRMKKELNSILAKNTGQSIKKVEKDTDRDNFMSAEQCVEYGMIDKVLTKNEKE; translated from the coding sequence ATGAGCTATGTACCATACGTTGTTGAACAAACTGGGCGTGGTGAGCGTTCATACGATATATATTCTCGTCTTTTAAAAGATAGAATTGTTATGTTAAGTGGTGAGGTTAACGATGCAGTTGCTTCATCAATTGTAGCGCAGCTATTGTTTTTAGAAGCAGAAGATCCCGAAAAAGATATATATTTTTACATAAATTCACCAGGTGGTGTTGTTACAGCAGGTATGGCTATATTTGATACGATGAACTACATCCGTCCTGATGTATCAACTATATGTATAGGTCAAGCAGCATCTATGGGTGCTTTTTTACTTTCAAGTGGGGAAAAGGGCAAACGTTATGCTCTTCCACATGCAAGAGTGATGATTCACCAACCACTTGGTGGTGCTCAAGGTCAAGCTACAGATATTGAGATTCAAGCTAATGAAATTTTACGTATGAAAAAAGAGTTAAACTCTATTTTGGCTAAAAATACAGGTCAAAGTATAAAAAAAGTTGAAAAAGATACTGACCGTGATAATTTTATGAGTGCTGAGCAGTGTGTAGAATACGGAATGATTGATAAAGTATTAACTAAAAACGAGAAAGAGTAG